From Rubrivirga sp. SAORIC476, a single genomic window includes:
- a CDS encoding lamin tail domain-containing protein, producing MTRLTPLLLLAMLALGACSDSVDPTLGTEQAFSLYGYLDPSADRQALRVAPIVGTIVADTARTLAATVTSEELGTGRTVAWRDSFVTYRDGSTGHVFVADYTPTPGATVEVRVAETTGEERVTAVRISVPTLDRPEIGSFLGTSAEVTYPIRVRAPRVLTTSLVYRVVGLRSAPMDTVAVSFSDFAPFEDAGGGTWGLDLPFVATSRAFLSSPAAEGATLRLVDVAVRAFVTGPEWDIPAGGLDEDRIVEPGTFSNVTGGFGFVGSGYWTESRWTPSLTTQSRAGFLVDTDPASVLRINEVSAQGWVELYNPTLEFVPIGGYRISSEGQANAFPSGTAVPPLGFQVLQVAPSLADGRVVLESPAAVEIVETGIRGLSEITSITIGSFPDGRTRLIGEFPEFRGFNLFQNRLVATPGAPNRPLSFLAMINEVFSAGTDGWAEILAPPGVTAILVTDDPERPLSMWVPAVREGDRWIANETPGRFDLPQTGGEVYVAVLVRDVPPRVYDTRTYGPQTPERSSGTLPDGDRDAWRLDLLPTRASPNAAPSRLASR from the coding sequence ATGACACGCCTGACGCCGCTTCTCCTCCTGGCGATGCTCGCCCTCGGAGCGTGCTCGGACTCCGTGGACCCGACGCTCGGCACCGAGCAGGCGTTCTCGCTCTACGGCTACCTCGACCCCAGCGCCGACCGGCAGGCCCTCCGCGTCGCCCCGATCGTGGGCACCATCGTGGCCGACACCGCGCGCACGCTCGCGGCGACGGTCACCTCGGAGGAGCTGGGCACAGGCCGGACGGTCGCCTGGCGCGACTCGTTCGTGACCTACCGCGACGGCTCGACGGGGCACGTCTTCGTGGCCGACTACACGCCGACGCCAGGCGCGACGGTCGAGGTCCGCGTCGCCGAGACCACCGGCGAGGAACGGGTCACCGCGGTGCGGATCTCCGTGCCGACGCTCGACCGTCCGGAAATCGGCTCGTTCCTCGGGACGAGTGCCGAGGTGACGTACCCGATCCGAGTCCGCGCCCCGCGCGTGCTCACCACCAGCCTCGTCTACCGGGTCGTCGGGTTGCGCTCGGCGCCGATGGACACCGTGGCCGTCTCCTTCTCCGACTTCGCGCCGTTCGAGGACGCAGGGGGTGGGACGTGGGGCCTGGACCTCCCCTTTGTCGCCACGAGTCGCGCGTTCCTGTCCTCGCCCGCGGCCGAAGGCGCGACGCTCCGCCTGGTGGACGTCGCCGTCCGGGCGTTCGTGACCGGGCCCGAGTGGGACATCCCGGCGGGCGGGCTCGACGAGGACCGGATCGTGGAGCCGGGGACGTTCTCCAACGTGACTGGGGGCTTCGGCTTCGTGGGGTCCGGCTACTGGACCGAGTCGCGCTGGACGCCGTCACTCACCACACAATCGCGAGCCGGCTTCCTCGTCGACACCGACCCGGCCTCGGTGCTCCGGATCAACGAAGTCAGCGCCCAGGGGTGGGTCGAACTCTACAACCCGACGCTGGAGTTCGTCCCCATCGGGGGCTACCGGATCTCCTCGGAGGGCCAGGCGAATGCCTTCCCGAGCGGAACGGCCGTCCCCCCGCTCGGCTTCCAGGTCTTGCAGGTCGCGCCGTCCCTCGCCGACGGACGCGTGGTGCTCGAAAGCCCCGCTGCCGTCGAGATCGTGGAGACAGGGATCCGGGGCCTCTCTGAGATCACCTCGATCACCATCGGGTCGTTCCCCGACGGCCGCACCCGGCTCATCGGAGAGTTCCCGGAGTTCCGCGGCTTCAACCTGTTCCAGAACCGCCTCGTCGCGACGCCCGGCGCGCCGAACCGCCCCCTGTCGTTCCTGGCGATGATCAACGAGGTCTTCTCCGCTGGCACCGACGGGTGGGCGGAGATCCTGGCGCCTCCCGGCGTGACGGCCATCTTGGTCACCGACGACCCCGAGCGCCCCCTTTCGATGTGGGTGCCCGCCGTTCGGGAGGGCGACCGGTGGATCGCGAACGAGACCCCCGGGCGGTTCGATCTTCCGCAGACGGGCGGCGAGGTGTACGTGGCCGTGCTCGTGCGGGATGTGCCCCCGCGAGTCTATGATACCCGGACGTACGGCCCGCAGACGCCAGAACGGTCCTCGGGCACGCTGCCCGACGGCGACCGCGACGCGTGGAGGCTCGACCTTCTCCCGACCCGAGCGTCACCCAACGCCGCTCCCTCTCGGCTCGCATCTCGCTAG
- a CDS encoding lamin tail domain-containing protein: MSSTLLAGRRLVLSAVVLAALASAAGCSDSVDPTVGTDQVFSMYGYLDPSSDRQALRIIEIGRTIGSDTLSTIDAVVTSTEAGSAVTTTWRDSLVTFANGATGHVFLADYTPTPNAQVTLTATASDGRAATVSIAVPPLSSATVGAPENVNGFTTFPVTVRDVPRVIGGTLRLRVTGLPTAPADTTELEIPVRAYDIQQSGPDWVVVVPFVEATQSFLRARNLFGVGLTLVEAEFGAFIANDVWNVPPGGLDEDAIIEPGTFSNVTGGFGFVGAGYEAPVRWLPSPGTQSRAGLAISGDPAALIAVNEVGPGYTELYNPSAEAVEVGGYVLTMGAPQEGVIIPNPSTVPPGGFLVVDGPFSVVVDKPVQFLSSSGRLIARNYPEADAQVWGAYPDGLSFVLPQGGPDIFRGPLQPSPGGPNQPLFRPAVINEISTSGDGFVEVLPTDLGFNSARLSSVSRELAFNGVDASREGRYVVADEGGTLTLEQTGGTVYLLVDYGSSETPTEPSGYRVVDVRTFGPQALSRSLGYLPDGPGGTWSEGLLPTRAAPNAAARFVSF; this comes from the coding sequence ATGTCCTCGACCCTGCTCGCCGGGCGCCGCCTCGTCCTCTCCGCCGTCGTCCTGGCGGCCCTGGCCTCGGCCGCCGGCTGCTCTGACAGCGTCGACCCGACGGTCGGCACGGACCAGGTGTTCTCGATGTACGGGTACCTCGACCCGTCCTCCGACCGCCAGGCGCTCCGCATCATCGAGATCGGGCGCACCATCGGATCGGATACGCTGAGCACCATCGACGCGGTCGTCACCTCGACCGAGGCCGGCTCGGCCGTCACCACGACGTGGCGCGATTCGCTGGTGACGTTCGCCAACGGCGCCACAGGGCACGTCTTCCTGGCCGACTACACACCGACGCCCAACGCGCAGGTGACGCTCACAGCCACCGCCAGCGACGGCCGAGCGGCGACGGTGAGCATCGCGGTGCCGCCGCTCTCGTCCGCCACCGTCGGAGCCCCCGAGAACGTCAACGGCTTCACCACCTTCCCGGTGACGGTGCGCGACGTGCCGCGCGTGATCGGCGGCACGCTCCGACTCCGCGTGACCGGCTTGCCGACGGCGCCCGCCGACACGACGGAGTTGGAGATCCCGGTCCGCGCCTATGACATCCAGCAGAGCGGGCCGGACTGGGTGGTGGTGGTCCCGTTCGTGGAGGCCACCCAGTCGTTTCTGCGCGCCCGCAACCTGTTCGGCGTCGGGCTGACGCTCGTCGAGGCGGAGTTCGGTGCCTTCATCGCCAACGACGTGTGGAACGTCCCGCCGGGCGGCCTGGACGAGGATGCCATCATCGAGCCGGGGACGTTCTCAAACGTCACGGGCGGCTTCGGCTTCGTGGGCGCGGGCTACGAGGCGCCGGTCCGCTGGCTGCCGTCGCCGGGGACCCAGTCGCGGGCGGGGCTGGCGATCAGCGGCGACCCGGCGGCCCTCATCGCCGTCAACGAGGTCGGGCCGGGCTACACCGAACTGTACAACCCGTCGGCAGAGGCCGTCGAGGTGGGAGGCTACGTGCTCACGATGGGCGCGCCGCAGGAGGGCGTCATCATCCCCAACCCCAGCACCGTGCCTCCGGGGGGTTTCCTGGTGGTGGATGGCCCGTTCTCGGTGGTCGTGGACAAGCCCGTCCAGTTCCTCAGTTCCTCCGGCCGCCTGATCGCCCGCAACTACCCCGAGGCGGACGCCCAGGTCTGGGGCGCGTACCCGGACGGCCTCTCGTTCGTCCTCCCGCAGGGCGGCCCGGACATCTTCCGCGGCCCCCTCCAGCCGTCGCCGGGCGGCCCGAACCAGCCGCTCTTCCGGCCCGCGGTGATCAACGAGATCTCGACCTCCGGCGACGGCTTCGTGGAGGTGCTGCCGACTGACCTGGGCTTCAACTCGGCGCGGCTCTCCTCCGTCTCGCGCGAGCTCGCCTTCAACGGAGTCGACGCGTCCCGCGAGGGCCGCTACGTCGTGGCCGACGAAGGCGGGACGCTCACGCTGGAGCAGACCGGCGGGACGGTCTACCTGCTGGTGGACTACGGCAGCTCGGAGACCCCCACCGAGCCGTCTGGCTACCGCGTCGTGGACGTCCGCACGTTCGGCCCGCAGGCCCTGAGCCGTTCGCTGGGCTACCTGCCCGACGGTCCGGGCGGCACCTGGAGCGAGGGCCTCCTGCCCACCCGCGCCGCGCCCAACGCCGCCGCACGCTTCGTCAGCTTCTAG
- a CDS encoding lamin tail domain-containing protein has translation MRVVAVLLLMALHLGACADSVDPTLGTEQAFSLYGFLDPTASRQALRVVPIVGAIDGDTLSALPVEVTSVERGTGRTASWRDSAFTFRDGSTGHVFVADYTPTPGETVEVRVEETTGERRVTRVEVEVAPLQRPVLGTVLTTGAAVTYPIQIQAPRVLTTELVFRVVGLAEAPLDTVAVPFADVAPFADVGGGVWALDLDFLPTARAFLASPQVRGATPRLVDVTAQVFVTGPQWAVPPAGLDEDRIIEPGTFSNVMGGFGFVGSGFWASTRWTPSLATQSRAGFLVEADPASVLTINEVSGGGWVELYNPTPETLPIGGYRVAVGADRATIPAGQSIAGFGFTVVRVAATLQRGPVVLESLSGVPLVDLDVGALPDDPDVFSFGSYPDGRSRQIGEFAQYRDFDLFRGLIAPTPGAPNRPVSHISVANEVFTTGADGWVETINRLGIRSVLVTDDPDRTLSEWVQARRVGDFWVADETPGRLVLDQLGGEVVVVVLRNKNPPRVYDVRPYGPQVPGQSSGLLPDGERANWTEGLRPTRGAANALARFGF, from the coding sequence ATGCGCGTCGTCGCGGTTCTCCTGCTCATGGCCCTCCACCTCGGGGCGTGCGCGGACTCCGTCGACCCGACGCTCGGTACCGAGCAGGCGTTCTCGCTCTACGGCTTCCTCGACCCGACGGCCAGCCGGCAGGCCCTCCGCGTGGTGCCCATCGTCGGTGCCATCGACGGCGACACGCTGAGCGCGCTGCCCGTCGAGGTCACCTCGGTGGAGCGTGGCACCGGGCGGACCGCCTCGTGGCGCGACTCGGCGTTCACCTTCCGCGACGGCTCCACGGGGCACGTCTTCGTGGCGGACTACACGCCGACGCCGGGCGAGACGGTCGAGGTGCGCGTCGAGGAGACCACCGGCGAGCGCCGGGTCACGCGTGTCGAGGTCGAGGTGGCCCCGCTTCAGCGGCCGGTGCTGGGCACGGTCCTCACGACCGGTGCGGCCGTGACCTACCCGATCCAGATCCAGGCTCCGCGCGTGCTGACGACCGAGTTGGTGTTCCGCGTCGTCGGCCTTGCGGAGGCGCCCCTCGACACCGTCGCCGTGCCCTTCGCCGACGTCGCACCGTTCGCCGACGTCGGGGGCGGCGTGTGGGCCCTCGACCTCGACTTTCTGCCGACGGCGCGGGCCTTCCTCGCGTCGCCGCAGGTCCGTGGCGCGACGCCACGCCTGGTGGACGTGACCGCGCAGGTGTTCGTCACCGGCCCCCAGTGGGCCGTACCGCCCGCGGGGCTCGACGAGGACCGCATCATCGAACCGGGGACGTTCTCGAACGTAATGGGCGGCTTCGGCTTCGTCGGCTCCGGGTTCTGGGCCTCGACGCGCTGGACGCCGTCGCTGGCCACGCAGTCCCGCGCGGGCTTCCTGGTAGAGGCCGACCCCGCCTCGGTGCTGACGATCAATGAGGTGAGCGGCGGGGGCTGGGTCGAGCTCTACAACCCGACGCCCGAGACGTTGCCGATCGGCGGCTACCGGGTCGCCGTCGGGGCGGACCGGGCGACGATTCCGGCCGGGCAGTCCATCGCGGGGTTCGGGTTTACGGTGGTGCGCGTCGCGGCGACTCTGCAACGTGGGCCGGTGGTGCTGGAGAGCCTCAGCGGCGTCCCGCTCGTGGACCTGGATGTGGGAGCCCTCCCCGACGACCCGGACGTGTTCTCGTTCGGCTCGTACCCCGACGGGCGGAGCCGGCAGATTGGCGAGTTCGCCCAGTACCGCGATTTCGACCTCTTCCGAGGGCTGATTGCCCCGACGCCCGGCGCTCCGAACCGGCCCGTGTCCCATATCTCCGTCGCCAATGAGGTGTTCACGACGGGCGCCGACGGATGGGTCGAGACCATCAACCGCCTCGGCATCCGTTCCGTCCTAGTCACTGACGACCCCGATCGCACGCTCTCCGAGTGGGTACAGGCCCGCCGGGTGGGCGACTTCTGGGTCGCCGACGAGACGCCCGGACGCCTCGTTCTCGATCAGCTGGGCGGCGAGGTCGTCGTGGTGGTTCTGCGCAATAAGAACCCGCCACGCGTCTACGACGTCCGGCCGTACGGTCCCCAGGTGCCAGGGCAGTCGTCCGGTCTGCTGCCGGACGGCGAGCGCGCCAACTGGACGGAGGGGCTCCGGCCCACGCGCGGCGCGGCCAACGCGCTCGCCCGGTTCGGCTTCTGA
- a CDS encoding RNA polymerase sigma factor RpoD/SigA: MYVPRSQRMLDQYLQEIGQVPLLTPDQEVDLAQKIKQGDQLALHQLVRANLRFVVSVAKKYQGQGLSLADLISEGNYGLVKAAQRFDETRGFKFISYAVWWVRQSILKALSDQVRTVRLPLNRVGTLSKMRKASARLAQQLGRQPTPDEIAQELDLKEEKVVEGLQHSRHSLSMDAPFDDDDGNSLLDVLADDNFEQPDEDLTNESLNIDIERALATLHPREAEITRLYFGIGHEQPLTLVEVGQRFGLTRERVRQIKEKALRKLRQKHRREELVAHLN; this comes from the coding sequence ATGTACGTCCCCCGCAGTCAGCGGATGCTGGACCAGTATCTCCAGGAGATCGGGCAGGTCCCGCTCCTGACCCCCGACCAGGAGGTCGACCTCGCGCAGAAGATCAAGCAGGGTGACCAGCTCGCGCTGCACCAGCTCGTGCGCGCGAACCTTCGGTTCGTGGTCTCCGTCGCCAAGAAGTATCAGGGCCAGGGCCTGTCCCTCGCCGACCTCATCTCCGAGGGCAACTACGGCCTCGTGAAGGCCGCCCAGCGCTTCGACGAGACGCGCGGGTTCAAGTTCATCTCGTACGCCGTCTGGTGGGTTCGCCAGTCGATCCTGAAGGCACTCTCCGATCAGGTCCGCACGGTGCGCCTGCCGCTCAACCGCGTCGGCACGCTGTCGAAGATGCGGAAGGCCTCGGCGCGGCTCGCGCAGCAGCTCGGCCGCCAGCCCACCCCCGACGAGATCGCGCAGGAGCTCGACCTCAAGGAGGAGAAGGTGGTCGAGGGCCTGCAGCACTCGCGCCACTCCCTCTCGATGGACGCCCCGTTCGACGACGACGACGGCAACAGCCTCCTCGACGTCCTCGCCGACGACAACTTCGAGCAGCCGGACGAGGACCTCACCAACGAGAGCCTCAACATCGACATCGAGCGCGCGCTCGCCACGCTGCACCCGCGCGAGGCCGAGATTACGCGCCTCTACTTCGGCATCGGCCACGAGCAGCCGCTCACGCTCGTCGAGGTCGGCCAGCGGTTCGGGCTCACCCGTGAGCGCGTCCGCCAGATCAAGGAGAAGGCGCTCCGCAAGCTCCGTCAGAAGCACCGCCGCGAGGAGCTGGTCGCCCACCTCAACTAG